DNA sequence from the Thermoleophilaceae bacterium genome:
AATGGCTGCAGGACTGGGGCGAGGCGTGGGAGGAGTGGACAATCGAGCCCCTCGAGTACCTCGACGCGGGCGATCAGGTGGTGATCGTCTGCCGCATGAAGGCGAGAGGGCGCGGAAGCGGTCTCGAGATCGACCGGCAGGACGCCCTCGTCTACGGCTTCCGCGATGGCAAGGTCGTGAGCATCGACTACTTCAACAGTCGCGAGCAGGGGCTCGCGGCGGCGGGTCTCGCAGCGTCGAACTGACCTGACGGTAAGTTTCGGACCGTGGACTCCACCGTGCTCGTAGTCGGCGCAGGCATCCTCGGGCTGGCCACGGCGCGCGAGCTGCTCGCGCGGCAACCGGACAGGCGCGTGGTGGTAC
Encoded proteins:
- a CDS encoding nuclear transport factor 2 family protein yields the protein MSQQKVDIARDGLERFLATGEPDLELLDEHAVIRDHDIPDPRDYRGRRGFVKWLQDWGEAWEEWTIEPLEYLDAGDQVVIVCRMKARGRGSGLEIDRQDALVYGFRDGKVVSIDYFNSREQGLAAAGLAASN